The Apostichopus japonicus isolate 1M-3 chromosome 12, ASM3797524v1, whole genome shotgun sequence sequence GGACATTTTAAccagtcataagtaagtttcactctctaaacatgttttattttaagcaaggttttgtcagctggcaacatattatctatgttttattcttttgtaaaacaattcaaaaataagaaactgactgggaaaagtaaatgcagtgtattgagacaagttattggataatcccaaactgaatgtttacttaccatAAATGTAACTTGTTGAAAGGTAACGCTGTGTCTTGgtaacaacattttaaactatCTCAAGTTGTAAAGGATTGGGAAGGTTAATAGAACTcgatttggggtgggggtgagtggaggaggggtgggcagCTAAAATAAGCTGCTTAAACGATATGATctttaaatttacaatataaacagttgactgtactgaaaactgcacAGTGCAATTTAAAGTAGACCACTATCTATTTCTTGCTGTAAAGCAGAACTGTTTGTGACCttgtgttgagtttgttttgatctcatctcccttcatgtaatgaatagtgagatgagatattgtacttcaccccacatcaAAAATGTGAGTGGGTGAGTGTGCatgtgtatgtctgtgtgcgtgagtgagtgagcaaaacTAAGTATGTCTcaaactcctcctagaccccAAGTCCTGTCGAGTTCaagcttggtgggtgggtgcctgaccatgttaactcatgcctgtgtgattgatgacgtcaaagaggtcgaaggtcaagaaatctaaaaattagtttttagccattttctgcatgccaacttgttggacaaaggcattaaaccacattatatgtagagaatgaagagacaaagattaaaacaagacagatttagctgttaaggcttgtagttaacaggtcaattgagttaaagttaaaattggtctaaattgtgcaaaagagtgTGTCCTAGACTGTTAGTCTGAtcaggttcaaacttggtgggtaggtgcctgaccatgtactgtaaacttgatctttggtgattgtctaaatgtcataggtgaaaggtcaaatacccagaaagtgtagccattttctgcttgtcagcatgttggaaaaagtcattaaaccacaaatatgttgactataatgagacaaatttcaaattagaacttatgcagttgtttagggtcaaggtcaaagttcattgtagatccattccatcataaaaGAGATGAGTACCATAgattgccatcttgtcttatgttttaatcgtaatagatgctaagatcccataacaagggagtttattaggcaagtttcaggagagatatgattgataaagatggctaccttcaaggtatgcaaggaattaagatgactaatgaagcaatccatggcagaatgaaggtgagatgacaaaactattaattaatggataattcaactgtcaatttgagtatagtttcattagtttaatgtacgtttaattgctttgttcaagggcTGTCCTAACATGTTAGTATTTAATATCATGAGATGCAAGGTTAAATTGCGACtaacatgcaacatcatgtaacatgttgaaaatttcaagtttcattgcttacactacatttcgttttaatagaatgttgagtgaaactacccactgctgtaggggatgaaacatttggtgtttaatccACAAGCTCCAGCTCATTCATTGGGGCTTAAATTTCAACTCCTACCCAGATCCCAACGAAGAGAGTAAGTGACGTCTGCTCTGTAATGCGACAATAGCATAAGAGACGGTGGTATGAACAGACCTTATGGGGAAAAAGTTAACACGTCAtttaatgaaagtgaaaatattccccaTCTTGGTGGGGTGGAATTCATTTCCCCTGTGGGTTgtataacaaaagagaaatctgtAAGCAACGATGATTTTTAatgcatctttgcgtgattgattactaatccatctttgcgtgattgattattaatccatatttgcatgattgattattatacaaatattgaatggttttgagtgcaatagtgcaaatatttcattcgttgaaagatggaatgttccattcaacgggGCGCAgcagagttgaatggaacaaattacatctttcaacgaatgaaatatttgcactattgcacgaatggaaaccattcatcatttgttttatacaacatattatattacgatgggtaaaatgcactcatgcaaccgattgttttgaacagacaggtttctctgctctcttaccattgaaaaagtgctaccaaaaaagtataactcatggttctatttcatagagtggaatagagcggattttgcattcaatcaacaagcaattgaccaatcaaatgaccagactacaattaggtgttgtataataatccatatttgcatgattgattattaatccatcttctttctGCTTAGACGTTGAAGGACAGCGTAGTAAAATCAGAGGATTCCGTGAAGAGACTGTTAGCAGAGATCAAGATGCTAGGTCAAAGGGTCGTTCAATCTCATAAAGCCGtacagaaggaggaagagccaggtacattttcaagtttcttcctttgggtttggtacgttgagagtacaagatggatatgatgctcgcattgtataaaattattggtagcagtatgctggagacaatgggttgtaggactattgtttgcgagcgggtcacagatatggtcatgtgcgaagaaagttagaatgaatttcaaaactaaccaatgagtCTGTCTTGCGTACAAAGATTTACTTCCCTGCTAAATAAACCCGAGCGCGTTTAGCAGGAGTGTCAAGCATAAATCAGGGACGTTTAAAGTTGCTTAAAATGTTCTATTTATGGTAGTTCACAAGCGAGAATGTTACCTAACATATATGGAATTGATGccaagtttttgtattgaatgagtgcagttgttaaattttttgtccccgccatccccaccccacccccagaaAGAAGTATCCCTAACCGTGATGGAATATCACTTACAAtagtaatattcagtcttaccgaaggcgatggagtacaacagagttgaggagagtggaatTTTCCGAAGGTTAAAGTGTCACTCTTCCCCTGACCAACACGGGAATGATGCTAACTTTGTTAATTAAGGCGAGGATAACAGCTAGGTACTTGACTCCATAAAGAActcggacatgtgggtgtatagaacagaaaaatatagtcatacaattaccgactgaaacacccgttcaAATAGAActcggacatgtgggtgtatagaacagaaaaatatagtgatacaattaccgactgaaacaccccTTCATGAAATTACACCCTTCATATAAATCACAAATTAGGGAATACTAGAAttatagcattaggaaattctaGAAATTAATTCTAGATATCTCTTTTCACGtcttcaaatgacaatttcaatccCAAAGTTCGGTAAGCTTCAGGTCGCTGTCACTGTTTCACCAACTCCCGTCTTTTGGGCCACTTTCTCTTTAGGCCAGCACCCCTTGCCTCTCTTGCTCCGCTGATGATTGTCGAGAACTGCAGGGTACAAAATACGTTAACTAGTATTTTGTCTAAATACATGCTCTGGAATTATCCCAAGGGTATTTGTAAGACGAACCCTAACCACAGTGAATCTTCCTGTAGATGTGAATTTCCCTTTGTTATATTGAAAACGCATAAcacataataacataaataattacataaaccCACCACCAAGTCCTAAATAATCACAAGGCTCCCAATTCTATAATGCCCCCACTAACTGCTCCAATACAACACTTACTATATGCATACTGTCTCTACCCCTAGGGCAGCTTCAATGGCCAGGATTATTCTAGAACATAATCTATGTATCTAAAATATCATGCCATACCCCAAGACACAATTCTCCTCTCTAAAGTGATCCCTGATTGCATTatcttgtaacacatattactaAGTATTATTGACATATCCCCTAGGCTAGAGCCAAAGTTACCTAGGTCAGGATACAAACCCCCACAATAACAGTGACACATCAATAAGCAATGAATAGAATAAATAATTCTAATACCTTGAAACATCATTCCCCACATTACAAGGATAAATAATGTGACTTACTTCACTGGGCTTTGActtgctctccaggtacagacCGGCGCCACGATACATCCACACAGAACCCGTTACTGGTCAAATTAACTCAGGTGGTGACgataaataatatatgtttttttgcatataaaatgtTGGCCTCGCAGGCTAAGCTTCAAGCATCTCAACAAGCCTGAATACAACTTAGTGCCCTCACAGGGTCTTACTACAACAGCAATAATAACCACACACCACGCCCACAGAGGACACAGCCAGTCTTGTACAACTGTACCTTTCAATCCCTGGGAGTCAAGTGAGGAATATTCTCCAACTCtgaaatgaatgcataccatgtactgctcaaaacaatacataacacaaaacaagacacaaacaagacaaatataCAGGACACAAAGGGATAAAGCTACTACCTTCAAGGCAGGTTCAATCTAGCTTGTGCCATTCAGAGTCACTCAAGTGATACATAAGACAATACAATAGGGACTTGTATCTGCTGTGacataaagaatacatcaagtttatttacttcgtcctcagatttagtgtaaagtatttttttgggggtgaatattgtaaggataacaAGCTCGTTCCTTTTTTCCTAGAACTGAATAAGTATTCACGCAAAGCAAATTGCTCTTTTTACCCATCATCAAAGTAGCTGTGCAGTTACTAGtgtattggaaacaatattatacctgccataagttttgccatatgctactgtgcattattttttgggggaggggggggggtttcccATAAATTGTATGTGCATTGTGTcacgtttgttttgacaaataaggctttgttctgtgcagtgataATCTTTTCCTATAATcccagagatataaatataaatatatttagaggaaaatcttgaaaaaggttgtAACAAAATTAACGCCGGGTCAGGCCAGATCTTTCTGGAAACCCTACACGTAATGAGACTAGGAAAGAATTGGTCTgggaggatgggagaggggggggggggcgggttttagtggaatatttaggaacattgcagttattgtgtgttgttctccatctcaattaaagacctgttatttatgtgtaaattaacacctagttacttagtattttgctgtttggATGCAGCCAGGGGTGGAACCTAGATTCCCCATCTCTTAGATTTTGTCTGTAaccccaccaaaacacatatccagtaccactaaacccactccgaactctgttgctccatttacccgagcgaatcttgctatgaaattgactgacttgctacacaagtgcaaagatactgggcattttttttccattaacagaaactctagtgttatcatcaatataatgataaacaaaatggagaaactttcagcacatgtattcaaaatagtaaGCACTTACTTATTGCCTCCACTCCACCCTCCAGTTTAATATTCTGGCTTTGCTTTCTTATTATGTGCAGAtttgagatgtagtacatttctccatccgtgttattgtcagataatgaaatgagaatgagaattaataaaattgtaaaagaaatgtttccttcCTCGACAGCATGACTTCGTATCCGTCACTTCTTCAGTATCTACCTAAATGAAAAATGTAGGCTGAATTTTAGACACAATAATGTCGTAGTCCACCAGAACAAGgttaatttgagattttacacTCACACACTGCTGATCCAGTTCCACGCTAttcactgttaaaatatgctaaacgtccgatatgttcctttaaaggctaacttgatgatgttatcagctcttctagaacaggctttaatgttaatgttatgttttgttaacccattgctttacataAATTCTCACTCAATCAAAGAatgttcctttaacttgatactaaaacaacaacacccttgcacccATTGAAAGAAAGTTAAACACCATCtatccaaaagttgacaaatttgtactaccactgtaaacatgtcatttgagacaggtaaatatctttttgtgattttgtgctgGATTTGAGGAACTCAgctaaatggttaaagtattagactaaatagtcttgtcactctaaacCGATGAACCTCGGCAAATTAATGGGTCGTTAccttacaaattaaaagtggcataAAAAATCCAGCCTGGTCTGATAGCGCTGTTTTTCAACCgttcacaacaaattaactgaggtttgttaaactttgtttctaaagtcatcttttttatgaatttttccttcatgtctttccattgtaatatagcttgtaaatctattgcaataaaaaactttacatttttttttacattttataataatattctgtaactactgtagttgatacaacaatactagacatttcactagtagatgggttataaatataataaaaagaaaaaaaattgacatttctgacattacataagttagggaaatcattaaatgttcttagatctctgtctgtggctctgactccctcccaccaagaaagtgttaatcccccaccccctcctatcacccaaagcaatccgttttcgcccttaaaattattggctatcgttgactcatttgagtcttcaaatgtaacatgcatgatctacactttatgcagagttcttatgtctacatggcttgtgtattcctatctagtaattttctttcatactcttttatggacagaaccacctatggtgtccaccatggaacagctccccgagagacctccagaagacttaaatttggaagagacttggggagatgacgaaacatcagacagagacaataaattggaatcccaagcccctgtagccgattcagatccctactctagtctcattatggacatgaaagcctCCATC is a genomic window containing:
- the LOC139977955 gene encoding BRISC complex subunit Abraxas 2-like is translated as MTEKEDILYRHCVTTCLFSPQKVAVENLGDTAQSEYKHGSSLNTECSGSDSYRDILTSHKRDMIDKDGYLQGMQGIKMTNEAIHGRMKTLKDSVVKSEDSVKRLLAEIKMLGQRVVQSHKAVQKEEEPEPPMVSTMEQLPERPPEDLNLEETWGDDETSDRDNKLESQAPVADSDPYSSLIMDMKASISPPS